A single window of Archangium gephyra DNA harbors:
- a CDS encoding LysR substrate-binding domain-containing protein yields MELRHLRYFVAVAEELHFARAARRLSIVQPALSMQIKSLEEELGTRLLERTRRHVELTEAGRLFLEEARRTLEQAERAKRVATRAGQGELGRLGIGYSVNAAYSGVLARTLKAFRQRAPDIELLLHELHPFDQLEALLEGRIQLGFLTAPALPIPPELVTVQVGAWPLMVALPSDHPLCARARVPVELLVEESFVDYTGSKGEQGLPAMQRIGGFVPRIRYHSTNIMAVISLVAAGLGVALVPSSIVSLNIGGNVVYRPLTGVSGLMEMSVAYRRNEKAPAVRAFLKVIQEQSG; encoded by the coding sequence ATGGAGCTGCGCCATCTCCGCTACTTCGTCGCCGTGGCCGAGGAGCTGCACTTCGCTCGCGCGGCCAGACGGCTGAGCATCGTGCAGCCCGCGCTGAGCATGCAGATCAAGTCACTCGAGGAGGAGTTGGGGACACGGCTCCTGGAGCGCACCCGGCGCCATGTCGAGCTCACCGAGGCCGGCAGGCTCTTCCTGGAGGAGGCACGCCGGACCCTGGAGCAGGCGGAGCGGGCGAAGCGGGTCGCGACACGGGCGGGACAGGGTGAGCTGGGGCGTCTCGGGATCGGCTACTCCGTCAATGCCGCCTACTCGGGCGTGCTGGCCAGGACGCTCAAGGCCTTCCGACAACGTGCGCCGGACATCGAGCTGCTGCTCCATGAGTTGCACCCGTTCGACCAGCTCGAGGCCCTGCTGGAGGGACGCATCCAGCTCGGCTTCCTCACGGCCCCCGCCCTTCCAATCCCTCCCGAGTTGGTCACGGTGCAGGTAGGTGCCTGGCCGTTGATGGTGGCCCTGCCCTCCGACCACCCGCTGTGCGCACGAGCCCGCGTCCCGGTTGAGCTGCTGGTGGAGGAGTCCTTCGTCGACTACACCGGCTCGAAGGGGGAGCAAGGGCTTCCCGCCATGCAACGGATTGGGGGCTTCGTTCCCCGCATTCGCTATCACAGCACCAACATCATGGCGGTCATCAGTCTGGTGGCCGCGGGCCTTGGCGTGGCGCTGGTCCCCTCGTCCATCGTGTCGCTCAACATCGGCGGCAACGTCGTCTACCGTCCGCTCACCGGTGTGAGCGGGTTGATGGAGATGTCCGTCGCGTACCGCCGCAATGAGAAGGCTCCCGCCGTGAGAGCCTTCCTGAAGGTCATTCAAGAGCAGTCCGGCTGA
- a CDS encoding cytochrome c peroxidase, with protein sequence MRTDRKGIAALTLVLQMAGCADVDEGGESFREERFETSETAVRDTPGRALFNDATFGGNGRTCRTCHSSGTGTVSPEEARLRFSRNPNDPLFLHDGLDDGVRGVTRMLERATFRIQLPLPPNVVLAHSPARSVVVLRASLSTNNVALENTLMNDGREATLETQALGAIHGHAQNTLAPTPGQLEAIAEFERSREFFTSARLWAYANGGAEPGLPVGRTQAERRGRRFFENIPFAPNAAGTHMSLDGICAHCHSGPMLNTANGHGPFPVNTRFTTAGVSELNRSGNTVRTFVFTLADGTSTEVTSPDPGRALITGKAADANLFKTPSLWGINRTAPYFHDHSARDFDELLDHYQAFFDTAPTPVPVAHFTHQDREDLKAFLRLLDQPPSAHSDQP encoded by the coding sequence ATGCGAACGGACCGCAAGGGCATCGCGGCGTTGACACTCGTGTTGCAGATGGCGGGCTGCGCCGACGTGGACGAGGGAGGAGAATCCTTCAGGGAGGAGCGCTTCGAAACAAGTGAGACAGCGGTGCGCGACACGCCTGGGCGCGCGCTGTTCAACGACGCGACGTTCGGCGGCAATGGACGGACATGCCGCACGTGTCACTCTTCAGGCACTGGCACCGTCTCGCCCGAGGAGGCACGGCTGCGCTTCTCTCGCAATCCGAACGACCCTCTCTTCCTCCATGATGGGCTCGACGATGGCGTGAGGGGTGTCACGCGGATGCTGGAGCGCGCGACGTTCCGGATCCAACTGCCACTGCCACCCAATGTCGTACTGGCACACTCGCCAGCGCGCAGCGTCGTGGTGCTCCGCGCCAGCCTGAGTACCAACAACGTCGCGCTCGAGAACACGCTGATGAACGACGGGCGCGAAGCCACACTCGAGACACAGGCTCTCGGAGCCATCCACGGACATGCGCAGAACACCCTCGCACCCACGCCCGGACAGCTCGAGGCCATCGCCGAATTCGAGCGCTCCCGCGAGTTCTTCACCTCGGCCCGGTTGTGGGCGTACGCCAACGGAGGTGCCGAACCCGGGCTTCCGGTGGGCCGCACCCAGGCGGAGCGCCGCGGCCGGCGCTTCTTCGAGAACATCCCTTTCGCACCGAACGCGGCCGGGACACACATGAGCCTCGACGGCATCTGTGCGCACTGTCATTCAGGCCCGATGCTCAACACGGCGAACGGACACGGGCCCTTCCCGGTGAACACTCGCTTCACGACAGCGGGAGTCTCGGAGCTCAATCGGTCCGGCAATACGGTCCGCACGTTCGTGTTCACCCTCGCCGACGGCACGTCCACCGAGGTGACCTCGCCCGATCCTGGCCGCGCACTGATCACCGGAAAGGCCGCCGACGCCAACCTGTTCAAGACGCCTTCGCTCTGGGGCATCAATCGAACAGCGCCGTACTTCCACGACCACTCGGCACGCGACTTCGACGAGTTGCTCGACCACTACCAGGCATTCTTCGACACCGCCCCGACACCGGTGCCCGTCGCGCATTTCACCCACCAGGATCGCGAAGACCTCAAGGCCTTCCTCCGCCTGCTCGATCAGCCTCCATCGGCCCATTCAGACCAGCCCTGA
- a CDS encoding FAD-dependent monooxygenase: MQRVWSGEREGVVRRVRTRTSSARQSLAPTTTPMTRPHTGHPVVIVGAGPVGLTLASFLARFAVPTMLLEAGAPHRRIGSRAIFVQRDVLEILERIGCGRALTDGALSIQRGHTYFQERLLYTTGFSRDENDVFPPFVSVPQTRTEEVLLAQLQRHGGVDIRWGHEVQPGLIEDEEGVTLTVSGPSGVETLRAAYVVGCDGPGSVIRKSMGVGYEGQSHGDKFLIVDLELHGELMSLERHFHFDPSFNPGRQVLLIPQPGGVWRIDFQVPFETELASERASGKLDERIQKVLGDRRYELRWVSLYQFHQLVARNFQRGRVFIAGDAAHLMSPFGARGMNSGIADAENLAWKLWRVLSGQASAALLGTYEHERRAAALENIRITTRTMRFMVPPTPEERVERDQILRRSVESPEARALVDSGKLYTPFTYEDSPIVLRAGASAAVTSRLGAIAPDAPCRVHGNDSVTRLRDLVGNGFVGLYLARDAEEARFWVRTVRQEAAGTAIFFAVVVDTNIEARDLEGCAVIDTAGRIREAYGPRGTLSILRPDGHIAAVRSEARPENLRALVDFASGADLGTPTRTKEGI; encoded by the coding sequence ATGCAACGGGTTTGGAGCGGGGAACGTGAGGGCGTTGTTCGCCGCGTTCGAACGAGAACAAGCTCAGCGCGGCAATCTCTAGCGCCCACGACAACGCCTATGACGAGGCCGCATACCGGGCATCCCGTCGTTATCGTCGGCGCCGGGCCAGTCGGGCTCACCCTCGCGTCATTCCTGGCCAGGTTCGCGGTTCCTACCATGCTGCTCGAAGCCGGGGCACCTCATCGGCGCATCGGCTCCAGAGCCATCTTCGTACAACGTGACGTGCTCGAGATTCTCGAACGGATCGGCTGTGGCCGTGCGCTCACGGACGGCGCCTTGTCGATCCAGCGAGGACATACCTACTTCCAGGAGCGCCTGCTCTATACGACCGGGTTCTCCCGTGATGAGAACGACGTCTTCCCTCCCTTCGTCAGCGTCCCTCAGACACGGACCGAAGAAGTGTTGCTCGCGCAGCTCCAGCGACATGGAGGGGTCGACATCCGCTGGGGCCACGAGGTGCAACCGGGTCTCATCGAAGACGAGGAGGGCGTCACCCTCACGGTGTCCGGCCCCTCCGGCGTCGAGACCCTGCGTGCCGCCTATGTCGTGGGCTGTGACGGACCTGGCTCCGTCATCCGCAAATCGATGGGAGTGGGCTACGAGGGACAGAGCCATGGCGACAAGTTCTTGATCGTCGATCTGGAGCTCCACGGGGAACTGATGTCGCTCGAGCGGCACTTCCACTTCGATCCGAGCTTCAACCCCGGGCGCCAGGTGCTCCTCATTCCCCAACCGGGTGGGGTGTGGCGCATCGACTTCCAAGTACCGTTCGAGACAGAGCTCGCCTCGGAGAGGGCCTCGGGAAAGCTCGACGAGCGCATTCAAAAGGTGCTGGGAGACCGTCGCTATGAGCTCCGATGGGTCTCGCTCTATCAGTTCCACCAGCTCGTGGCCCGGAACTTCCAGCGGGGTCGAGTGTTCATCGCAGGCGACGCCGCCCACCTGATGAGCCCATTCGGTGCGAGGGGCATGAATTCAGGCATCGCCGACGCCGAGAACCTGGCCTGGAAGCTGTGGCGGGTACTCTCTGGACAGGCCTCCGCGGCGCTGCTTGGCACCTACGAACACGAGAGGCGGGCAGCCGCGCTCGAGAACATCCGAATCACCACCCGCACGATGCGTTTCATGGTTCCCCCGACGCCCGAAGAGCGGGTGGAGCGCGACCAGATCTTGCGCCGCAGCGTCGAAAGCCCCGAGGCGCGAGCCCTCGTGGACTCGGGCAAGCTCTACACGCCGTTCACGTACGAGGACTCCCCCATCGTCCTGCGTGCCGGGGCGAGCGCGGCTGTCACATCACGGCTCGGGGCTATTGCGCCAGACGCTCCCTGCCGTGTGCACGGGAATGACAGCGTTACCCGGCTTCGCGACCTCGTAGGTAATGGATTCGTGGGGCTGTATCTGGCCCGAGACGCGGAGGAGGCACGTTTCTGGGTGAGAACGGTGCGCCAGGAGGCCGCGGGCACAGCAATCTTTTTCGCCGTCGTCGTGGACACGAACATCGAAGCAAGGGATCTCGAAGGGTGCGCAGTCATCGACACCGCCGGCCGCATTCGAGAGGCATACGGCCCCCGGGGAACACTCTCCATCTTGCGCCCGGATGGACACATCGCCGCTGTGCGCTCCGAGGCAAGGCCAGAAAATCTCCGCGCGTTGGTCGACTTCGCCTCGGGTGCTGACCTTGGAACTCCTACACGAACGAAGGAAGGCATTTGA
- a CDS encoding ClpP family protease: MSPTRWWHRLWGQEPKPPEPSKTPEPPQTPRTPRTPQTLEVAPLPGWSRSKEVERMLRDRIIMIGTPIDDAIANVVVAQLLFLESEDPEAGISLYLNSPGGSVTASLAIRDTLEYVKPPVSTICMGRCHGTAALLLACGARGQRISLPQGRIGIVPLEVRAGTADDPQIRHTLDTIVHLFAECTGQTRETVRKDLTHGREFSPESAMAYGLIDSVVNR, encoded by the coding sequence ATGAGTCCGACTCGCTGGTGGCACCGCCTGTGGGGCCAGGAGCCGAAGCCCCCGGAGCCATCGAAGACACCAGAGCCGCCCCAGACGCCGCGGACCCCGAGGACGCCCCAGACGCTGGAGGTCGCACCGCTTCCGGGCTGGTCTCGCAGCAAGGAGGTCGAGCGGATGTTGCGTGACCGCATCATCATGATCGGCACGCCCATCGACGACGCAATCGCCAATGTCGTCGTCGCGCAGCTCCTCTTCCTCGAGAGCGAGGACCCTGAGGCGGGCATCTCGCTGTACCTCAACTCTCCGGGGGGCTCCGTCACCGCGTCGCTCGCCATCCGCGACACCTTGGAATACGTGAAGCCGCCCGTATCCACCATCTGCATGGGCCGGTGCCACGGCACGGCCGCGTTGCTGCTGGCCTGCGGAGCCCGGGGCCAGCGCATCTCCCTGCCCCAGGGGCGTATCGGTATCGTGCCCCTCGAGGTGAGAGCGGGCACGGCGGATGACCCACAGATCCGCCATACCCTCGACACCATCGTCCACCTGTTCGCCGAGTGCACCGGCCAGACACGGGAGACGGTGCGCAAGGACCTGACGCACGGGCGCGAGTTCTCTCCCGAGAGCGCGATGGCTTACGGGCTCATCGACTCGGTGGTGAACCGCTGA
- a CDS encoding quercetin 2,3-dioxygenase, with amino-acid sequence MRHALKTRMAVLGAALGMFVLGSGQGAQGQALPKTDSGIDIQKVTPEGKLPGKAVPYYIRNGEGERYLVGGLVADLVARGEDTQDLFETAVLTGGRDANLPLHTHARTHEALLVLDGEVELWLGKEHHLLIRGDFASIPEGTPHALKMRSHRTQLISWSTGKEMSPFYMALGQPYAGHVQPPEVNPELSGELLKKAEASADVRFERKAPGRSTPQRVSNGKLPDKKIPYVLASGEGERLVAGEQLFSFLGDQQTTGGRFLIVMTEGPAGEMIPAHFHEKHTETFFCLDGSMNMRVNGEQLTLAPGDFVHAPARTIHAYQLKSHYTRMVGLLTPGLFEPFFRTLGDPYAGYVYPQTPPPFRFDRVLSKLNELDLKLVGAPPRSDRACPRCGGRLGV; translated from the coding sequence ATGAGACACGCATTGAAGACGAGGATGGCCGTGCTGGGTGCGGCGCTGGGGATGTTCGTTCTCGGCTCGGGCCAGGGGGCCCAAGGTCAGGCGCTTCCCAAAACAGACAGTGGCATCGACATCCAGAAGGTCACGCCGGAGGGCAAGCTGCCAGGCAAGGCCGTGCCCTATTACATTCGCAACGGCGAGGGCGAGCGGTACCTCGTGGGAGGGCTCGTCGCGGACCTGGTCGCGAGAGGAGAGGACACCCAGGACCTCTTCGAGACCGCCGTGCTGACAGGAGGCCGGGACGCGAACCTTCCGCTGCACACCCACGCTCGCACGCACGAGGCCCTGCTCGTCCTGGACGGAGAGGTCGAGCTCTGGCTCGGGAAGGAGCACCACCTGCTGATCCGGGGCGATTTCGCGAGCATCCCGGAAGGGACGCCGCATGCCTTGAAGATGCGGAGCCACCGGACCCAGTTGATCTCCTGGTCCACGGGCAAGGAGATGAGCCCGTTCTACATGGCGCTCGGCCAGCCCTACGCGGGCCATGTGCAGCCGCCGGAGGTCAACCCCGAGCTCTCAGGCGAGTTGCTGAAGAAGGCGGAAGCCAGCGCCGACGTCCGTTTCGAGCGCAAGGCGCCGGGCAGGAGCACGCCCCAGCGCGTGAGCAATGGCAAGCTCCCCGACAAGAAGATTCCCTATGTCCTCGCCTCCGGTGAAGGCGAGCGGCTGGTCGCGGGTGAGCAGCTCTTCTCCTTCCTCGGTGATCAGCAGACCACGGGCGGCAGGTTCCTCATCGTCATGACCGAGGGCCCGGCGGGAGAGATGATCCCGGCCCACTTCCACGAGAAGCACACGGAGACCTTCTTCTGCCTCGATGGCTCCATGAACATGCGAGTCAATGGCGAGCAGCTGACGCTGGCTCCGGGAGACTTCGTCCATGCGCCCGCGCGCACGATTCACGCCTACCAACTCAAGAGCCACTACACGCGCATGGTCGGCCTGCTGACCCCGGGGCTCTTCGAGCCGTTCTTCCGCACGCTGGGCGATCCCTACGCCGGGTACGTCTATCCCCAGACACCTCCGCCCTTCAGGTTCGACCGGGTCCTCTCGAAGCTGAACGAGCTGGATTTGAAGCTCGTCGGAGCGCCCCCACGAAGTGACCGGGCCTGCCCCCGGTGTGGAGGCAGGCTCGGGGTGTAG
- the hppD gene encoding 4-hydroxyphenylpyruvate dioxygenase yields the protein MRIVENRFTDAGPVESTIQNVAHLELWVGNARQAAHYYCRGFGFSLVAYAGPETGVRDRASYVVRQGRCCLVLTAALLPDSCIAEHVHLHGDGIRDVAFMVTDAAKAFRHAVERGAVPVAEPWEETDAHGTLRKASIASYGGLIHTFVEHRDYKGCFAPRFLAAVPADDPLLPVGLFAIDHVVGNVERGQLEFWTRYYEETLGLARRQHFDDETISTPLTALTNTVLSSTDEQVKLLLNEPGRGTKRSQIEEYLLFNGGPGVQHVAFATRDIRRSVRALRARGIEFIHVPATYHEALRPPLSDNSLDLEEFQELGILADRDAHGHLLQIFTRLPQDRPTLFFELIERRGCNGFGAGNVRALFAAFEREQAQRGNL from the coding sequence GTGCGGATTGTCGAGAATCGTTTCACGGACGCAGGCCCGGTAGAATCCACCATCCAGAACGTCGCTCACCTCGAATTATGGGTAGGGAACGCTCGACAGGCAGCGCACTACTACTGCAGGGGATTTGGGTTTTCCCTGGTGGCGTACGCCGGACCTGAGACAGGAGTGCGTGACAGGGCGTCCTATGTGGTGCGGCAGGGACGGTGTTGCCTCGTCCTCACCGCCGCGCTTCTCCCGGACTCCTGCATCGCGGAGCACGTCCACCTCCACGGTGATGGCATTCGAGACGTCGCCTTCATGGTCACGGACGCCGCGAAAGCCTTCCGGCACGCCGTCGAACGCGGCGCTGTTCCCGTCGCCGAGCCGTGGGAGGAAACGGACGCTCACGGAACCCTACGAAAGGCCAGCATTGCCTCGTATGGCGGCTTGATTCACACCTTCGTCGAGCACCGCGACTACAAGGGCTGCTTTGCTCCGCGATTCCTGGCGGCAGTTCCAGCCGATGACCCTCTGCTACCCGTCGGGCTGTTCGCCATCGATCATGTCGTGGGCAATGTCGAGCGGGGCCAGCTGGAATTCTGGACCCGTTACTATGAGGAGACCCTCGGACTCGCCAGGCGCCAGCATTTCGATGACGAGACCATTTCCACTCCCCTCACCGCCCTCACGAACACGGTGCTGTCCTCGACGGACGAGCAGGTGAAATTGCTGCTCAATGAGCCAGGCCGTGGAACGAAGCGCTCGCAGATCGAGGAGTACCTGCTCTTCAACGGAGGTCCTGGTGTGCAGCACGTTGCGTTCGCAACCCGTGACATCCGGAGGTCCGTGCGGGCTCTCCGCGCACGCGGAATTGAGTTCATCCACGTCCCAGCCACCTACCATGAGGCGCTGCGTCCGCCGCTCTCCGACAACAGCCTCGACCTCGAGGAGTTCCAGGAACTCGGCATCCTGGCCGATCGCGATGCTCACGGCCACCTTCTCCAGATCTTCACCCGCCTGCCCCAGGACCGGCCCACCCTCTTCTTCGAACTCATCGAACGTCGTGGATGCAACGGGTTTGGAGCGGGGAACGTGAGGGCGTTGTTCGCCGCGTTCGAACGAGAACAAGCTCAGCGCGGCAATCTCTAG